One Palaemon carinicauda isolate YSFRI2023 chromosome 4, ASM3689809v2, whole genome shotgun sequence DNA segment encodes these proteins:
- the LOC137639884 gene encoding UDP-glycosyltransferase UGT5-like, translating into MKILLLLTTVLSCECSKVLMILPLGSASHKNIMTPLAESLGRRGHQVTIASLHAGSANASRSFTDLVAADAWNSIKKVTGEFDVFKMREASGGKNVNSQVMKKVLHHLPEYCDAFLRDPGVQDAWRTKPDLILLPAFMNECGLALVHKFKVPFMYVTTSGLTPWTADLLGNPEHPAYVPNQYLPYGDHMNLWERTLNTVVRFISPYLRNRLVMSRLDGVVQRFLKDPFVSLSEVEKNVSLVLVNSHYSLGYPRPLLPNVVEVGGMHCRNPRPIQDVELKHYLDSSPVPVVFFSLGSSIRSDQLPADLRNALVSAFARLPYRILWKWEGAPIAGLSANVLTRAWLPQQDVLGHEKVRAFLTHGGLLSMQEAIYHNVPMVGIPLMSDQHLNVRQVVNLGIGRELTLETMNSHSTMEAITAVIENQSYRDQVKIRSALLKDQETSSLDRAVYWTEHVLRHGGAQHLRSAAANMSIHQYMMIDVIAVLTLAAVVLLFCLKWLLKFLYCALLFALKKAYMKLQKSIKGHLHIE; encoded by the exons ATGAAGATCCTGCTTCTTCTAACTACTGTTCTCTCCTGCGAATGTTCGAAAGTTCTGATGATATTACCCTTAGGATCTGCTTCCCACAAGAACATCATGACGCCCTTAGCAGAATCCCTCGGACGGAGAGGTCACCAGGTTACCATTGCCTCCCTACACGCCGGCTCTGCCAACGCCTCTCGTTCCTTCACTGATCTTGTGGCCGCTGATGCCTGGAACTCTATCAAGAAAGTGACGGGCGAATTTGATGTCTTCAAGATGAGAGAAGCGAGTGGAGGAAAGAACGTCAACTCCCAAGTCATGAAAAAGGTTCTCCATCATCTACCCGAGTACTGTGACGCCTTTTTGAGAGACCCTGGCGTACAGGATGCATGGCGCACTAAGCCCGACTTGATTCTCTTGCCAGCTTTCATGAATGAGTGTGGATTAGCCCTTGTGCACAAATTCAAGGTTCCCTTTATGTATGTAACCACTTCTGGCCTTACGCCTTGGACAGCTGACCTCCTCGGAAACCCTGAACATCCTGCATATGTCCCCAACCAGTATCTTCCTTATGGAGACCACATGAACCTCTGGGAAAGAACACTGAACACAGTTGTAAG GTTCATCTCACCATACCTACGAAATCGTCTCGTGATGTCTCGGTTGGATGGTGTCGTCCAGAGGTTTCTAAAGGATCCATTTGTTTCACTTTCTGAAGTAGAGAAGAACGTTTCACTGGTTCTGGTCAACTCCCACTACTCCTTAGGCTACCCACGCCCACTGCTGCCTAATGTTGTAGAAGTGGGTGGCATGCACTGTCGCAATCCACGCCCAATACAAGACGTAGAGCTGAAACACTACTTGGACTCGTCTCCTGTTCCTGTAGTTTTCTTCAGTCTTGGATCATCGATTCGTAGTGACCAATTACCTGCTGACCTGCGCAATGCTTTGGTGTCAGCCTTCGCTCGCCTTCCATATCGCATCCTATGGAAATGGGAAGGAGCTCCTATTGCAGGTCTGTCGGCAAACGTCCTGACCCGTGCTTGGCTTCCCCAGCAGGATGTCCTTGGACACGAGAAGGTCAGGGCCTTCTTAACTCATGGTGGACTGCTGTCTATGCAAGAGGCTATTTACCATAATGTGCCCATGGTTGGCATTCCCTTAATGAGTGACCAACACCTCAATGTACGTCAGGTCGTTAATCTGGGTATTGGCCGAGAGCTCACTCTGGAGACCATGAACTCCCATTCCACCATGGAGGCAATAACAGCAGTCATCGAAAACCAGTCCTACCGAGATCAGGTCAAGATAAGGTCAGCTTTATTAAAGGACCAAGAAACTTCATCACTGGACCGAGCTGTCTACTGGACCGAACACGTCCTCCGTCACGGAGGGGCCCAACACCTCAGATCAGCTGCTGCCAACATGTCCATCCATCAGTATATGATGATCGATGTAATAGCTGTGCTTACTCTTGCAGCTGTGGTTCTGCTGTTCTGTCTGAAATGGCTACTGAAATTCTTGTACTGTGCACTTCTATTTGCTCTCAAGAAAGCATATATGAAATTGCAAAAGTCAATCAAAGGTCATCTCCATATAGAGTAA
- the LOC137639882 gene encoding UDP-glycosyltransferase UGT5-like, with protein sequence MKILLLLATVLSCECSKVLMILPLGSASHKNIITPLAESLGRRGHQVTIASLHAGSANASRSFTDLVAADAWNSIKKVTGEFDVFKMREASGGKNVNSQVMKKVLHHLPEYCDAFLRDPGVQDAWRTKPDLILLPAFMNECGLALVHKFKVPFMYVTTSGLTPWTADLLRNPEHPAYVPNQYLPYGDHMNLWERTLNTVVRFISPYLRNRLVLSRLDGVVQRFLKDPFVSLSEVEKNVSLVLVNSHYSLGYPRPLLPNVVEVGGMHCRNPRPIQDVELKHFLDSSPVPVVFFSLGSSIRSDQLPADLRNALVSAFARLPYRILWKWEGAPIAGLSSNVLTRAWLPQQDVLGHEKVRAFLTHGGLLSMQEAIYHNVPMVGIPLMSDQHLNVRQVVNLGIGRELTLDTMNSHSIMEAITAVIENQSYRDQVKIRSALLKDQETPSLDRAVYWTEHVLRHGGAQHLRSAAANMSIHQYMMIDVIAVLTLAAVVLLFCLKWLLKFLYCALLFALKKASTKLQKSIKGHLHIE encoded by the exons ATGAAGATCCTGCTTCTTCTAGCAACTGTTCTCTCCTGCGAATGTTCGAAAGTTCTGATGATATTACCCTTAGGATCTGCTTCCCACAAGAACATCATCACGCCCTTAGCAGAGTCCCTCGGGCGGCGAGGTCACCAGGTCACCATTGCCTCCCTACACGCCGGCTCTGCCAACGCCTCTCGTTCCTTCACTGATCTTGTGGCCGCTGATGCCTGGAACTCTATCAAGAAAGTGACGGGCGAATTTGATGTCTTCAAGATGAGAGAAGCGAGTGGAGGAAAGAACGTCAACTCCCAAGTCATGAAAAAGGTTCTCCATCATCTACCCGAGTACTGTGACGCCTTTTTGAGAGACCCTGGCGTACAGGATGCATGGCGCACTAAGCCTGACTTGATTCTCTTGCCAGCTTTCATGAATGAGTGTGGATTAGCCCTTGTACACAAATTCAAGGTTCCCTTCATGTATGTGACCACTTCTGGACTTACGCCTTGGACAGCTGACCTCCTCAGAAACCCTGAACATCCTGCATATGTCCCCAACCAGTATCTTCCATATGGAGACCACATGAACCTCTGGGAAAGAACACTGAACACAGTTGTAAG GTTCATCTCACCATATTTACGAAATCGTCTTGTGCTGTCTCGGTTGGATGGTGTCGTCCAGAGGTTTCTGAAGGATCCATTTGTTTCACTTTCTGAAGTAGAGAAGAACGTATCACTGGTTCTGGTCAACTCCCACTACTCCTTAGGCTACCCACGCCCACTGCTACCTAATGTTGTAGAAGTGGGTGGCATGCACTGTCGCAATCCACGCCCAATACAAGACGTAGAGCTAAAACACTTCTTGGACTCGTCTCCTGTTCCTGTAGTTTTCTTCAGTCTTGGATCATCGATTCGTAGTGACCAATTACCTGCTGACCTGCGCAATGCTTTGGTGTCAGCCTTCGCTCGCCTTCCATATCGCATCCTATGGAAATGGGAAGGAGCTCCTATTGCAGGTCTGTCGTCAAACGTCTTGACCCGTGCTTGGCTTCCCCAGCAGGATGTCCTTGGACACGAGAAGGTCAGGGCCTTCTTAACTCATGGCGGACTGCTGTCTATGCAAGAGGCTATTTACCATAATGTGCCCATGGTTGGCATTCCCTTAATGAGTGACCAACACCTGAATGTACGTCAGGTCGTTAATCTGGGTATTGGCCGAGAGCTCACTCTAGACACCATGAACTCCCATTCCATCATGGAGGCAATAACAGCTGTCATCGAAAACCAGTCCTACCGAGATCAGGTCAAGATAAGGTCAGCCTTATTAAAGGACCAAGAAACGCCATCATTGGACCGAGCTGTCTACTGGACCGAACACGTCCTCCGTCACGGAGGGGCCCAACACCTCAGATCAGCTGCTGCCAACATGTCCATCCATCAGTACATGATGATCGACGTAATAGCTGTGCTTACTCTTGCAGCTGTTGTTCTGCTGTTCTGTCTGAAATGGCTACTGAAATTCTTGTACTGTGCACTTCTATTTGCTCTCAAGAAAGCATCTACAAAGTTGCAAAAGTCAATCAAAGGTCATCTCCATATAGAGTAA
- the LOC137639873 gene encoding UDP-glycosyltransferase UGT5-like — MKILLLLATALSFCECSKVLMILPLGSASHKNIITPLAESLGRRGHQVTIASLHAGSANASRSFTDLVAADAWNSIKKVTGEFDVFKMREASGGKNVNSQVMKKVLHHLPEYCDAFLRDPGVQDAWRTKPDLILLPAFMNECGLALVHKFKVPFMYVTTSGLTPWTADLLGNPEHPAYVPNQYLPYGDHMNLWERTLNTIVRFISPYLRNRLVLSRLDGVVQRFLKDPFVSLSEVEKNVSLVLVNSHYSLGYPRPLLPNVVEVGGMHCRNPRPIQDVELKHFLDSSPVPVVFFSLGSSIRSDQLPADLRNALVSAFARLPYRILWKWEGAPIAGLSANVLTRAWLPQQDVLGHEKVRAFLTHGGLLSMQEAIYHNVPMVGIPLMSDQHLNVRQVVNLGIGRELTLETMNSHSIMEAITAVIENQSYRDQVKIRSALLKDQETSSLDRAVYWTEHVLRHGGAQHLRSAAANMSIHQYMMIDVIAVLTLAAVVLLFCLKWLLKFLYCALLFALKKASTKLQKSIKGHLHIE; from the exons ATGAAGATCCTTCTTCTTTTAGCAACTGCTCTTTCCTTCTGCGAATGTTCGAAAGTTCTGATGATATTACCCTTAGGATCTGCTTCCCACAAGAACATCATCACGCCCTTGGCCGAGTCCCTTGGACGGCGAGGTCACCAGGTTACCATTGCCTCCCTACACGCCGGCTCTGCCAACGCCTCTCGTTCCTTCACTGATCTTGTGGCCGCTGATGCCTGGAACTCTATCAAGAAAGTGACGGGCGAATTTGATGTCTTCAAGATGAGAGAAGCGAGTGGAGGAAAGAACGTCAACTCCCAAGTCATGAAAAAGGTTCTCCATCATCTACCCGAGTACTGTGACGCCTTTTTGAGAGACCCTGGCGTACAGGATGCATGGCGCACTAAGCCCGACTTGATTCTCTTGCCAGCTTTCATGAATGAGTGTGGATTAGCCCTTGTACACAAATTCAAGGTTCCCTTTATGTATGTGACCACTTCTGGCCTTACGCCTTGGACAGCTGACCTCCTCGGAAACCCTGAACATCCGGCATATGTCCCCAACCAGTATCTTCCTTATGGAGACCACATGAACCTCTGGGAAAGAACACTGAACACAATTGTCAG GTTCATCTCACCATACCTACGAAATCGTCTTGTGCTGTCTCGGTTGGATGGTGTCGTCCAGAGGTTTCTGAAGGATCCATTTGTTTCACTTTCTGAAGTAGAGAAGAACGTTTCACTGGTTCTGGTCAACTCACACTACTCCTTAGGCTACCCACGCCCACTGCTGCCTAATGTTGTTGAAGTGGGTGGCATGCACTGTCGCAATCCACGCCCAATACAAGACGTAGAGCTGAAACACTTCTTGGACTCTTCTCCTGTTCCTGTAGTTTTCTTCAGTCTTGGATCATCGATTCGTAGTGACCAATTACCTGCTGACCTGCGCAATGCTTTAGTGTCAGCCTTCGCTCGCCTTCCATATCGCATCCTGTGGAAATGGGAAGGAGCTCCTATTGCAGGTCTGTCGGCAAACGTCTTGACCCGTGCTTGGCTTCCCCAGCAGGATGTCCTTGGACACGAGAAGGTCAGGGCCTTCTTAACTCATGGCGGACTGCTGTCTATGCAAGAGGCTATTTACCATAATGTGCCCATGGTTGGCATTCCCTTAATGAGTGACCAACACCTCAATGTACGTCAGGTCGTTAATCTGGGTATTGGCCGAGAGCTCACTCTGGAGACCATGAACTCCCATTCCATCATGGAGGCAATAACAGCAGTCATCGAAAACCAGTCCTACCGAGATCAGGTCAAGATAAGGTCAGCCTTATTGAAGGACCAAGAAACTTCATCATTGGACCGCGCTGTCTACTGGACCGAACACGTCCTTCGTCACGGAGGGGCCCAACACCTCAGATCAGCTGCTGCCAACATGTCCATCCATCAGTACATGATGATCGATGTAATAGCTGTACTTACTCTTGCAGCTGTTGTTCTGCTGTTCTGTCTGAAATGGCTACTGAAATTCTTGTACTGTGCACTTCTATTTGCTCTCAAGAAAGCATCTACAAAGTTGCAAAAGTCAATCAAAGGTCATCTCCATATAGAGTAA